One Bradyrhizobium zhanjiangense DNA segment encodes these proteins:
- a CDS encoding host attachment protein, producing the protein MDKMRLDKGDWLVVCDGRKALILENLGDEMFPNLHTREVHEQPNPSTGALGTDAPARLHGAAGGARSSVEQTNWHDEAERAFLRSLAGRLDAAVSAGETSALTMVASPRALGMIRADYSDVVRKALQCEVGKDLVKLPVYEIEKQLLRSGAAR; encoded by the coding sequence ATGGACAAGATGAGACTGGACAAGGGTGACTGGCTGGTCGTGTGCGACGGGCGCAAGGCGCTCATTCTGGAAAATCTCGGCGACGAGATGTTTCCGAACCTTCACACCAGGGAAGTGCATGAGCAGCCCAACCCATCGACCGGCGCGCTAGGGACCGATGCGCCGGCCCGATTGCATGGGGCGGCCGGCGGGGCGCGCAGCTCCGTCGAACAAACCAATTGGCACGATGAGGCTGAGCGCGCCTTCCTGCGGAGCTTGGCCGGCCGTCTCGATGCCGCCGTCAGTGCGGGAGAGACCTCGGCACTGACTATGGTGGCCTCACCGCGTGCGCTGGGCATGATCCGCGCCGACTATTCCGACGTGGTGCGCAAGGCGCTTCAGTGCGAGGTCGGTAAAGACCTCGTCAAGCTGCCGGTCTACGAGATCGAGAAGCAATTGCTCCGGTCGGGCGCCGCGAGATAG